One genomic window of Salvelinus alpinus chromosome 9, SLU_Salpinus.1, whole genome shotgun sequence includes the following:
- the ndrg4 gene encoding protein NDRG4 isoform X8, producing MAGMKEQQFTEEKPLLPEQRGQDTEMENCETLMPIGDWKEHDIETPYGMLHVVIRGAPKGNKPAILTYHDVGLNHKLCFNSFFHNEDMQEITKHFVVCHVDAPGQQIGASQMPQGYQYPTMDQLAGMLPSVVQHFGFKSIVGIGVGAGAYILAKFALIFPDLVEGLVLLNIDPNGKGWIDWATGKLSGLTSALPDTVLPHLFSQEELMNNTELVQSYRQQINNTINQVNLQLFWNMYNSRRDLEMNRSGTIINAKTLKCPVMLVVGDNAPAEEGVVECNSKLDPTNTTFLKMADSGGLPQLTQPGKLSEAFKYFLQGMGYIAYVKDRRLSGGPVPSASMTRLARSRTASLTSGSSIESSRIRGFTHTDSNEGQVSHTMEVSC from the exons GAACATGACATTGAGACTCCGTATGGGATGCTTCATGTGGTTATTCGTGGGGCCCCCAAAGGAAACAAGCCTGCCATCCTCACCTACCATGATGTGGGGCTTAACC ACAAGTTGTGCTTCAACAGCTTCTTCCACAACGAGGACATGCAGGAGATCACCAAGCACTTTGTGGTGTGTCATGTGGATGCTCCTGGACAGCAGATCGGAGCCTCTCAGATGCCACAGGG GTACCAGTACCCCACCATGGACCAGCTGGCAGGCATGCTGCCCAGTGTAGTGCAGCACTTTGG ATTCAAGAGCATTGTGGGCATTGGAGTTGGGGCTGGCGCCTACATCCTGGCCAAATTTGCT CTGATCTTCCCTGATCTGGTGGAGGGCCTGGTGCTGCTCAACATCGACCCCAACGGGAAGGGCTGGATCGACTGGGCCACCGGCAAG cTCTCTGGGCTCACCAGTGCTCTTCCAGACACAGTCCTGCCCCACCTCTTTAGCCAG GAGGAGCTGATGAACAACACAGAGCTGGTCCAGAGTTACCGTCAACAGATCAACAACACCATCAACCAGGTCAACCTGCAGCTCTTCTGGAACATGtacaacag ccgTAGGGATCTGGAGATGAACCGCTCTGGGACCATCATCAATGCCAAGACCCTGaa GTGCCCTGTCATGCTTGTTGTTGGTGACAACGCTCCAGCTGAGGAGGGAGTG GTTGAATGTAATTCCAAACTTGACCCGACCAACACCACCTTCTTAAAG ATGGCTGACTCTGGTGGACTTCCTCAGCTCACACAG CCTGGAAAACTGTCCGAAGCATTCAAGTACTTCCTTCAGGGGATGGGCTACA TTGCGTATGTGAAGGATCGGAGGTTGAGTGGAGGgccag tgCCCTCTGCCAGTATGACCCGTCTGGCACGCTCCCGGACGGCCTCGCTGACCAGTGGCAGCTCCATTGAGAGCTCTCGTATCCGGGGTTTTACACACACTGACAGCAACGAGGGCCAGGTCAGCCATACCATGGAGGTGTCCTGCTGA
- the ndrg4 gene encoding protein NDRG4 isoform X10 — translation MPECWDGEHDIETPYGMLHVVIRGAPKGNKPAILTYHDVGLNHKLCFNSFFHNEDMQEITKHFVVCHVDAPGQQIGASQMPQGYQYPTMDQLAGMLPSVVQHFGFKSIVGIGVGAGAYILAKFALIFPDLVEGLVLLNIDPNGKGWIDWATGKLSGLTSALPDTVLPHLFSQEELMNNTELVQSYRQQINNTINQVNLQLFWNMYNSRRDLEMNRSGTIINAKTLKCPVMLVVGDNAPAEEGVVECNSKLDPTNTTFLKMADSGGLPQLTQPGKLSEAFKYFLQGMGYMPSASMTRLARSRTASLTSGSSIESSRIRGFTHTDSNEGQVSHTMEVSC, via the exons GAACATGACATTGAGACTCCGTATGGGATGCTTCATGTGGTTATTCGTGGGGCCCCCAAAGGAAACAAGCCTGCCATCCTCACCTACCATGATGTGGGGCTTAACC ACAAGTTGTGCTTCAACAGCTTCTTCCACAACGAGGACATGCAGGAGATCACCAAGCACTTTGTGGTGTGTCATGTGGATGCTCCTGGACAGCAGATCGGAGCCTCTCAGATGCCACAGGG GTACCAGTACCCCACCATGGACCAGCTGGCAGGCATGCTGCCCAGTGTAGTGCAGCACTTTGG ATTCAAGAGCATTGTGGGCATTGGAGTTGGGGCTGGCGCCTACATCCTGGCCAAATTTGCT CTGATCTTCCCTGATCTGGTGGAGGGCCTGGTGCTGCTCAACATCGACCCCAACGGGAAGGGCTGGATCGACTGGGCCACCGGCAAG cTCTCTGGGCTCACCAGTGCTCTTCCAGACACAGTCCTGCCCCACCTCTTTAGCCAG GAGGAGCTGATGAACAACACAGAGCTGGTCCAGAGTTACCGTCAACAGATCAACAACACCATCAACCAGGTCAACCTGCAGCTCTTCTGGAACATGtacaacag ccgTAGGGATCTGGAGATGAACCGCTCTGGGACCATCATCAATGCCAAGACCCTGaa GTGCCCTGTCATGCTTGTTGTTGGTGACAACGCTCCAGCTGAGGAGGGAGTG GTTGAATGTAATTCCAAACTTGACCCGACCAACACCACCTTCTTAAAG ATGGCTGACTCTGGTGGACTTCCTCAGCTCACACAG CCTGGAAAACTGTCCGAAGCATTCAAGTACTTCCTTCAGGGGATGGGCTACA tgCCCTCTGCCAGTATGACCCGTCTGGCACGCTCCCGGACGGCCTCGCTGACCAGTGGCAGCTCCATTGAGAGCTCTCGTATCCGGGGTTTTACACACACTGACAGCAACGAGGGCCAGGTCAGCCATACCATGGAGGTGTCCTGCTGA
- the ndrg4 gene encoding protein NDRG4 isoform X11, whose amino-acid sequence MPECWDGEHDIETPYGMLHVVIRGAPKGNKPAILTYHDVGLNHKLCFNSFFHNEDMQEITKHFVVCHVDAPGQQIGASQMPQGYQYPTMDQLAGMLPSVVQHFGFKSIVGIGVGAGAYILAKFALIFPDLVEGLVLLNIDPNGKGWIDWATGKLSGLTSALPDTVLPHLFSQEELMNNTELVQSYRQQINNTINQVNLQLFWNMYNSRRDLEMNRSGTIINAKTLKCPVMLVVGDNAPAEEGVVECNSKLDPTNTTFLKMADSGGLPQLTQPGKLSEAFKYFLQGMGYIAYVKDRRLSGGPVPSASMTRLARSRTASLTSGSSIESSRIRGFTHTDSNEGQVSHTMEVSC is encoded by the exons GAACATGACATTGAGACTCCGTATGGGATGCTTCATGTGGTTATTCGTGGGGCCCCCAAAGGAAACAAGCCTGCCATCCTCACCTACCATGATGTGGGGCTTAACC ACAAGTTGTGCTTCAACAGCTTCTTCCACAACGAGGACATGCAGGAGATCACCAAGCACTTTGTGGTGTGTCATGTGGATGCTCCTGGACAGCAGATCGGAGCCTCTCAGATGCCACAGGG GTACCAGTACCCCACCATGGACCAGCTGGCAGGCATGCTGCCCAGTGTAGTGCAGCACTTTGG ATTCAAGAGCATTGTGGGCATTGGAGTTGGGGCTGGCGCCTACATCCTGGCCAAATTTGCT CTGATCTTCCCTGATCTGGTGGAGGGCCTGGTGCTGCTCAACATCGACCCCAACGGGAAGGGCTGGATCGACTGGGCCACCGGCAAG cTCTCTGGGCTCACCAGTGCTCTTCCAGACACAGTCCTGCCCCACCTCTTTAGCCAG GAGGAGCTGATGAACAACACAGAGCTGGTCCAGAGTTACCGTCAACAGATCAACAACACCATCAACCAGGTCAACCTGCAGCTCTTCTGGAACATGtacaacag ccgTAGGGATCTGGAGATGAACCGCTCTGGGACCATCATCAATGCCAAGACCCTGaa GTGCCCTGTCATGCTTGTTGTTGGTGACAACGCTCCAGCTGAGGAGGGAGTG GTTGAATGTAATTCCAAACTTGACCCGACCAACACCACCTTCTTAAAG ATGGCTGACTCTGGTGGACTTCCTCAGCTCACACAG CCTGGAAAACTGTCCGAAGCATTCAAGTACTTCCTTCAGGGGATGGGCTACA TTGCGTATGTGAAGGATCGGAGGTTGAGTGGAGGgccag tgCCCTCTGCCAGTATGACCCGTCTGGCACGCTCCCGGACGGCCTCGCTGACCAGTGGCAGCTCCATTGAGAGCTCTCGTATCCGGGGTTTTACACACACTGACAGCAACGAGGGCCAGGTCAGCCATACCATGGAGGTGTCCTGCTGA